One segment of Xiphias gladius isolate SHS-SW01 ecotype Sanya breed wild chromosome 1, ASM1685928v1, whole genome shotgun sequence DNA contains the following:
- the fgf19 gene encoding fibroblast growth factor 19 has protein sequence MLLLVVTVSIANVFFAAGVVCIPLSDQGPHIDHGWDQVVRLRHLYAARPGLHLLISGDGQIHGSAFQTLYSLLEIRPVDPGCVAIKGVATARFLCIEGDGRLYSSHTYSRDDCTFREQILPDGYNIYISDRHGALLSLGNQWQRLQGRDRGVPTLAQFLPRINTVDQASSPGLDIPDQPRQSRAQTEEPMDTMDSFGKLSQIIHSPSFHKR, from the exons ATGCTTCTTCTTGTGGTCACTGTATCCATTGCCAATGTGTTTTTTGCTGCTGGAGTTGTTTGTATACCCCTATCAGACCAGGGACCCCACATCGACCACGGCTGGGACCAGGTGGTCCGGCTCAGACACCTGTATGCTGCCAGGCCAGGACTCCACCTACTGATCAGTGGGGATGGACAGATTCACGGCTCTGCATTCCAAACTCTGTACA GTCTGCTGGAGATCCGTCCAGTGGATCCAGGCTGTGTTGCCATCAAAGGAGTAGCAACCGCACGGTTTCTCTGCATAGAAGGCGATGGAAGACTTTACTCATCG CACACCTACAGCAGAGACGACTGCACTTTCAGAGAGCAGATCTTGCCAGACGGTTACAACATCTACATCTCTGACAGACATGGAGCCCTGCTCAGTTTGGGAAACCAGTGGCAAAGGCTGCAGGGTCGAGACAGAGGCGTCCCGACTTTGGCCCAGTTCCTCCCCAGGATCAACACCGTGGATCAGGCCTCATCTCCTGGACTGGACATCCCTGATCAGCCgaggcagagcagagcacaAACAGAAGAACCCATGGACACAATGGACTCCTTTGGAAAGCTCTCTCAGATCATTCACAGTCCCAGCTTCCACAAGAGATGA